The Planctomycetota bacterium nucleotide sequence GATCCATGTCGCGGGCGGACCAACGCCGCCCGTTCCCCTTCCCGCCCCGAGACACGGCCTTCCCCGATGCAACCCTGCGAACTGTCAAGCACCGACATCGTCGCCGCCGTCCGGCGGGGTGAGGTGTCGGCCGAACGGGTGGCGACGGCGTTTCTCGACCGGATCGCGAGGGTCGACGGTTCGATCAACGCGTTCCTTGCGGTCGATCGTGAGGGTGCGCTGGCGACGGCGGCGGCGATCGACCGCCGCCGGCGGGCGGGCGAACCGCTCGGGCCACTCGCCGGACTGCCGGTCGCCGTCAAAGACGTGCTCTGCACCCGCGACCTGCCGACCACCTGCGCCTCGAAGATGCTCGCCGGCTTCCGGCCGCCGTACGACGCCGAAGTCGTCGCCCGGCTGCGCCGTGCCGACGCCGTGATCCTCGGCAAGACGAACATGGACGAGTTCGCGATGGGGGGATCGAACGAAAACTCGGCGTTCGGCGCCGTCCACAACCCCTGGGACCTCGACCGCGCCCCGGGGGGCTCGAGCGGGGGTTCGGCAGCGGCGATCGCGGCCGACATGGCCCCCGCCGCGCTCGGGTCCGACACGGGTGGTTCGATCCGCCAGCCCGCCGGCCTGTGTGGCATCACCGGTCTCAAGCCGACCTACGGGCGCGTCAGCCGGCGCGGCCTGATCGCCTTCGCCTCGAGCCTCGACCAGGTCGGGCCGATGTGCCGCTCCGCGGCCGATTGCGCCCTGGTGATGGAGACGATCGCGGGGCACGACCCGGGCGACTCGACGGCACTGTCCGCTCCGGTGCCGGCGTACTCGCAGCTCCTCGAGCAGCCGCTCACCGGCCTGCGGATCGGCCGCGTGGCCGACCATTTCGGTGCCGGACTGGAACCCGAGGTGGCCCGCGGCGTGGAAGAGGCGTTCGCCGTTTTCAAGGCGGCGGGGGCGACGATCCACGATGTCGAACTGCCCCACGCCCGGTACGGCGTGCCGACCTACTACCTCGTCGCTCCCTGCGAGGCCGCCAGCAATCTCGCCCGGTATGACGGGGCCCACTACGGCCATCGGAGCACGGTCACCGCCGGGGGTTTCGATTCGCCGCTGGTGGAGATGTACTGCCGCAGCCGCGCCGAGGGTTTCGGTTCCGAGGTCAAGCGCCGGATCATGCTCGGCACCTATGCGCTGTCGGCCGGGTATTACGACGCCTACTACGCCCGTGCCCTCCGCGTCCGCCGGCTGATCCGCCAGGACTACCTCGACGCCTTCGAGAAGGTCGACGTCATCGGCGGGCCGGTGTCGGCGACGGCGGCCTTTCGCCTCGGCGAGAAGACCGGCGACCCGCTGGCGATGTACCTCGTCGACCTGTACACGGTGGCGACGAACCTCGCCGGCATGGCGGGGATCTCGTTTCCCTGCGGCTTCACGCGCGGCGGACTGCCGATCGGCTTCCAGCTCCAGGGGCCCGCGCTCTCCGAGGCGCTCCTGCTCCGTGTCGCCGACCGCTTCCAACACCTCACCGACTGGCACCAACGCCGCACCGCCGCGCTCCCCGCGTGACCGGCCGCGGTCCGCACTCCTCCCCCCGTCTCGACCCGGAACCGGGCCCATGCCAACCGCCGCCGCCCCGTACACGACCGTCATCGGGCTGGAGGTGCACGTCCAGCTCCTCACCCACACGAAGCTGTTCTGTGGCTGCCCGACCGACTTCGGCGCACCCCCCAACACCCAGGTCTGCCCGGTGTGCCTCGGCCTGCCGGGCTCGCTTCCTGTCCTCAACCGACGGGCCTTCGAACTCGCGCTCCGTGCCGGGCTGGCGCTCGAGTGCCGGATCGCGCCGTTCACGAAATGGGACCGGAAGAACTACTTCTATCCCGACCTGCCCAAGGGCTATCAGATCAGCCAGTTCGACCTCCCGTTCGCCACCGACGGCAGCCTCGAGGTCGTCGATCCGCGCGGGGCCTTCCCGCCGCGGCGCGTCGGCATCATCCGCGTCCACCTCGAGGAGGACGCCGGCAAGAGCATGCACGACGAGGCCGCCGGCACCGGCGACAGCCGCATCGACCTCAACCGCGCCGGCACGCCGCTGGTGGAGATCGTCAGCCAGCCCGACCTCCGCAGCCCGCAGGAGGCCCGCGCCTGGCTGACCGAGTTGCGGCTGCTGCTGGTCTACCTCGGCGTCAGCGACTGCAACATGCAGGAGGGGAGCCTGCGCGTCGACGCCAACGTCAATCTCCACGTCCCCCGCGGCGACGGGATCGCCAAGACGCCGATCGTCGAGATCAAGAACATGAACAGCTTCCGCTCGGTGGAGCGGGCCCTCGCCTACGAGGCCGCGCGGCAGTGGGAGGAGTGGCAGGAGACGGGGATCGAGATCGGCAAGGCGCCCAAGCAAACGCGTGGGTGGGACGACGCCGCCGGCGTGACCCGAGCCCAACGCCACAAGGAGGAGTCGAGCGACTACCGCTACTTTCCCGACCCCGATCTCGTGCCGGTGACCGTCAGCGACGCCGACGTCGCCGCGGCGCGGGGGGCGATGGGGGAGCCGCCGACGGCGCTCCGCCGGGCGCTCGAGGCGCGTTGGGGCATCTCCGCCTACGACGCCGACGTGATCGTCAACCAGGGGCGCGACGTCGTCGCCTACTACGAAACGGTGGCCGGCATGGTGGGAGCCGGCAAGCCGGCGAGCAATTGGCTCCAGCAGGACGTGCTCCGCACGCTCAACGACCGCGGCGGCACGATCGCCGAGTTTCCCGTCGGGCCGGAGGCGCTGGCGGACCTCGTCGGCCGGGTGGCGCGCGGTGAGTTCGACACGGCGCGCGGCCGGGAGATCTTCGCCGGTCTGCTCACCCTCGGGCGTCCGGCGACGCCAGCCGACGTCGGCACGGCCGTCGCCGCGCTGGGGATCACCGCGGTGAGCGACGACGACCTGGTGGAGTTGGTCCGCGACCTGCTCGCCGCCAACCCGAAGATCGTGGCCGACGTGAAGGGGGGCAAGGAGCAGGCCGCCGCGGGCCTCATCGGCCAGGCCCGCAAGAAAAACCCCAACGTCAACCCTGCCAAGGTCCGCGAGACCGCGATTGCGTTGATCCGCGGGTCCTGACGCCCCTGCGCACGGGCCTCACCGGCCGCCTGCACCTCTCCCCATCGGCCTTTCCATGCCGCTCCTCCGCCCGCGCGTCGTGACGCTGACGACCGACTTCGGCGCCGGGAGCATCTACGTCGCCGAAGTGAAGGGGCGGCTGTTGTCGGCGGCCGTGCCGGTGACGCTGGTCGACATCACCCACACGCTTCCGCCCCACGACGTCAGCGCCGGAGCGTGGATGGTGGCCCGCGGCTGCTTCGCCTTCCCCGACGACTCGCTGCACGTCGTGGTCGTCGATCCGGGGGTCGGCACCGGCCGCCGGCTGGTGTGGGCCCGCGTCGGTCGCCAGCAATTCCTCGCCCCTGACAACGGCGTCCTGTCGCTGGCGATCGCCCGCCACGGCCTCGTCGGCTGTCACCGCCTCGCCGTACCCGCCGAGGCGTCGAGCACGTTCCACGGCCGCGACGTCCTCGCACCGGCGGCGGTGCGGCTCCTCGAGGGCACCGACCCGGGCGCCCTCGGCGCGGCGGTGGCCGACCTGGTGACGCTGCCACTGCCGCGGCCGTTCCAGCGCGACAAGGCGTGGCACGGGGTGGTGGTCGACGTCGACACGTTCGGCAACCTGGTCACCAACCTCCCGGCGGACCTCTGGCCGGCGGTCGTGGCCGCCGGGGCGATCGACCTCGGCCCCCACCACGTGCGGTCGCTCGTCCGCACCTACGGCGATGCCAACCCCGGGACGGCTGTGACCCTCGTCGGCTCCCAGGACGTGATCGAAGTGGCGGTCGTCCAGGGGAGTGCGGCGTCGCGATTCGGCGCCGGCGTCGGCAGCGCCGTCACGATTCCCGCTCCGCCGCAGGCGTGAGGCGGGGCCGACGCCCCGGGCATCAAGGGGCTGCCCTCGGGGCGAGCCACAAGTGTCCGCCGCGGACTGCCGGCGGGCACCGTGGGCGATTGCCCGACCGGAACGCCTGAGTGACAGTTGCCCGTTCGGGGAGGCCGCCGGGCCGGTGCGTGCCGACCGCTACACTGCGGTCATGATCACCACCACAACCCCCGCGCCGCCGCGCGAGGCGCCCCCCTCCGCACCGACGGCGGAACAACTGGCGCGCTGGGACCGCGAGCACGTCTGGCACGCGTTCACGCAGATGCAGGAGTACGAACCGCTCCTCATCGAGCGCGGCAGCGGGGCGTGGTTGGTCGACACGGCCGGCCGGCGCTACATCGACGGCTCCGCGAGCATGTGGTGCGTGGTCCACGGCCACCGCCACCCGCGCCTCGACAGGGCGCTGGTCGAGCAGGCCGGCCGCGTCGCCCATACCACCAATCTCGGCCTCTCCAACCCGACGACGGTGGCGCTGGCGCGGCGGCTCGTCGAGGTCGCGCCGGCCGGCCTCGAGAAGGTGTTTTTTTCCGACGACGGCTCGACCGCGATCGAGGCGGCCCTGAAGATGGCGTTCCAGTTCTGGCTCCAGGCCGACCCGCCACGGCCGGCGCGGCGCCGGTTCGTCGCCCTCGACGACGCCTACCACGGC carries:
- the gatA gene encoding Asp-tRNA(Asn)/Glu-tRNA(Gln) amidotransferase subunit GatA, which encodes MQPCELSSTDIVAAVRRGEVSAERVATAFLDRIARVDGSINAFLAVDREGALATAAAIDRRRRAGEPLGPLAGLPVAVKDVLCTRDLPTTCASKMLAGFRPPYDAEVVARLRRADAVILGKTNMDEFAMGGSNENSAFGAVHNPWDLDRAPGGSSGGSAAAIAADMAPAALGSDTGGSIRQPAGLCGITGLKPTYGRVSRRGLIAFASSLDQVGPMCRSAADCALVMETIAGHDPGDSTALSAPVPAYSQLLEQPLTGLRIGRVADHFGAGLEPEVARGVEEAFAVFKAAGATIHDVELPHARYGVPTYYLVAPCEAASNLARYDGAHYGHRSTVTAGGFDSPLVEMYCRSRAEGFGSEVKRRIMLGTYALSAGYYDAYYARALRVRRLIRQDYLDAFEKVDVIGGPVSATAAFRLGEKTGDPLAMYLVDLYTVATNLAGMAGISFPCGFTRGGLPIGFQLQGPALSEALLLRVADRFQHLTDWHQRRTAALPA
- the gatB gene encoding Asp-tRNA(Asn)/Glu-tRNA(Gln) amidotransferase subunit GatB, giving the protein MPTAAAPYTTVIGLEVHVQLLTHTKLFCGCPTDFGAPPNTQVCPVCLGLPGSLPVLNRRAFELALRAGLALECRIAPFTKWDRKNYFYPDLPKGYQISQFDLPFATDGSLEVVDPRGAFPPRRVGIIRVHLEEDAGKSMHDEAAGTGDSRIDLNRAGTPLVEIVSQPDLRSPQEARAWLTELRLLLVYLGVSDCNMQEGSLRVDANVNLHVPRGDGIAKTPIVEIKNMNSFRSVERALAYEAARQWEEWQETGIEIGKAPKQTRGWDDAAGVTRAQRHKEESSDYRYFPDPDLVPVTVSDADVAAARGAMGEPPTALRRALEARWGISAYDADVIVNQGRDVVAYYETVAGMVGAGKPASNWLQQDVLRTLNDRGGTIAEFPVGPEALADLVGRVARGEFDTARGREIFAGLLTLGRPATPADVGTAVAALGITAVSDDDLVELVRDLLAANPKIVADVKGGKEQAAAGLIGQARKKNPNVNPAKVRETAIALIRGS
- a CDS encoding SAM-dependent chlorinase/fluorinase, yielding MPLLRPRVVTLTTDFGAGSIYVAEVKGRLLSAAVPVTLVDITHTLPPHDVSAGAWMVARGCFAFPDDSLHVVVVDPGVGTGRRLVWARVGRQQFLAPDNGVLSLAIARHGLVGCHRLAVPAEASSTFHGRDVLAPAAVRLLEGTDPGALGAAVADLVTLPLPRPFQRDKAWHGVVVDVDTFGNLVTNLPADLWPAVVAAGAIDLGPHHVRSLVRTYGDANPGTAVTLVGSQDVIEVAVVQGSAASRFGAGVGSAVTIPAPPQA